DNA from Pseudocitrobacter corydidari:
GATCTCACCGCGCATGGTACTGGCGCAGGTCAGCGCCTATGACTTCGCCATTCTGGCTGAAGGCGTTACCGAACCGTGGCACGCCATCACATTAGGTCAGCAAGTACTCACTGTCATGAATGAGCGTTTGCCGTTGCAGGGTATTCAACTGCGCCCAACCGCAAGCGTGGGTATCGCCATGTTCGAAGGCGGGTTGAGCGCCGAACAACTCTACCGTCGCGCAATTTCGGCGGCCTTTAGCGCGCGTCGCAAGGGCAAGAACCAGATTGAGTTTTTTAACCCGGAGCAGATGGAAAAAGCGCAAAAACGCCTGACGCAGGAGAGCGACATTCTCTCGGCGCTGGAACACCATCAGTTTGCCATCTGGCTACAGCCGCAAATCGATACCGAGACCGGAAAGGTGTGCAGCGCGGAAGTGTTGCTGCGCCAGCAGCAGGTGAACGGCGATTGGGAGTTGCCAAACGACCTGATCGACACCATCGAATCCTGCGGGCTGATGGTGACCGTTGGGCACTGGGTGCTGGAGGAGGCGTGTCGCCTGCTTTCCGCGTGGCAGAAGCGCGGCATCATGCTGCCGCTGTCGGTCAATCTCTCGGCCCTGCAACTGATGCATCACAATATGGTGCCGGATATGCTGGCGCTGCTTGAACGCTACCGCATAGCACCCGGCACGCTGGTGCTGGAAGTGACAGAAAGCCGCAGCATCGACGATCCTAAAGCCGCTGTAGCGATTCTGCGACCGTTGCGCAATGCCGGGGTGCGTATCGCACTGGATGACTTCGGAATGGGCTATGCGGGGCTGCAGCAGCTTCAGCATATGAAGTCGCTTCCGGTGGATATCCTGAAAATCGACAAGCTGTTTGTCGATACCTTGCCGGAAGATGCCAGCATGGTTGCGGCGATTATTCAGCTCGCACGCAGCCTGCATCTGCGGCTGGTGGCGGAAGGGGTGGAAACGCAGGAACAATATGCATGGCTGAAGGCGGCAAATGTCGATGTGTTACAGGGTTTCCTGTTTGCGCGCGCGGTGTCACCGGAAAACTTTGAGCAGGACTACCTGCCGGATTCGGCGGTGAAACCCGATTGAAAATGATTTCGCAGTTGTGCGAGTCAGCTCAAGGTTTTTAACAATTCAGTTGCAAATGTAGCTATATATATTTCCGTAATGTTTCGTGGGTGTTATTTTGAGGTCACAAGTTGGGTAATCCCCTACCTGGTTTGTGGTTTTATCTTAAGGACATCCTATGAAAACCTCTTTCTTCAAAAGCCTCTATGTGCAGGTTCTGACCGCCATCGTCATCGGTGTGCTGTTGGGCCACTATTACCCTGAGTTAGGCGCGCAAATGAAACCGCTTGGCGACGCGTTCGTTAAGCTGATTAAAATGATCATCGCGCCTGTCATCTTTTGTACCGTCGTGACCGGTATTGCCGGGATGGAAAGCATGAAGGCGGTAGGGCGCACCGGTGCGGTGGCGCTACTCTACTTCGAAGTGGTCAGTACCATTGCGCTGATTATTGGCCTGATTATTGTTAACGTGGTGCAACCCGGCGCGGGCATGAACGTTGATCCGGCAAGTCTGGATGCGGGCGCGGTTGCGGTGTACGCCGAGCAGGCGAAGGATCAGGGCATTGTCGCTTTCTTACTGGATGTCATTCCTTCCAGCGTGATTGGCGCGTTCGCCAGCGGTAACATTCTGCAGGTGCTGCTGTTTGCGGTGCTGTTTGGCTTTGCGTTGCACCGTCTGGGCAGCAAAGGCCAGCTGATTTTTAACGTTATCGAGAGCTTCTCGCAGGTTATCTTCGGCATCATCAACATGATCATGCGCCTGGCGCCTATCGGGGCTTTCGGGGCCATGGCCTTCACCATCGGTAAGTACGGTGTGGGCACGCTGGTGCAACTCGGCCAGCTGATCATCTGCTTCTACATCACCTGTGTTCTGTTCGTGGTGGTGGTACTCGGTTCTATCGCCAAAGCCACCGGCTTCAGCATCTTCAAATTCATCCGCTACATCCGTGAAGAGCTGCTGATTGTACTGGGCACGTCCTCTTCCGAATCGGCGCTGCCGCGTATGCTGGACAAGATGGAGAAACTGGGTTGTAAGAAATCGGTGGTGGGGCTGGTGATACCGACGGGATACTCGTTTAACCTCGACGGCACCTCTATCTACCTGACGATGGCGGCGGTGTTTATCGCCCAGGCGACCAACAGCCACATGGATATTTTCCATCAAATCACCCTGCTGGTGGTGTTGTTGCTCTCCTCCAAAGGGGCGGCGGGTGTCACCGGAAGCGGGTTCATCGTGCTGGCGGCAACTATCTCTGCCGTGGGGCATTTACCGGTCGCGGGCCTGGCCCTGATTCTGGGTATCGACCGCTTTATGTCGGAAGCGCGCGCCCTGACTAACCTGATTGGTAACGGCGTGGCAACGATTGTGGTGGCGAAACGCGTTAAGCAGCTCGACCAGCAACAACTGGATGATGTGCTGAATAATCGTACGCCAGCCAACAAACCGCACGAATTATCCTCTTAAATCCTCATCTTAAGCCCGTACTCCCTTGCTGGAGTGCGGGCTCCTGCGCATAATTAGGCGGCGTTGCATATTGCATGCAGCGACGTCATGCTATCGTAAGACATTATTTTTCGTAGCGATGTGACGTTTTGACGATCGTGTGGTCAAACAGACGTGTTTACGACATTCTTTTCGGCAACCACGACGTGTGGATTGCCTTTGTAACCAGGAACGTTCATCAGGGGTTCACATGCAGGGCACAAAAATTCGACTCTTAGCTGGCAGTTTGCTGATGATGGCGACAGCGGGTTATGTGCAGGCAGAGGCGCTACAGCCCGATCCCGCCTGGCAACAGGGTACCCTGGCTAATGGTTTTCAGTGGCAGGTGCTTTCCACGCCTCAGCGTCCCAGCGATCGCGTTGAAATCCGGCTGGTGGTGAATATCGGCTCGCTCTCTGAAAGCGCGCAACAAACCGGCTACAGCCACCTCATTCCCCGCATTGCGCTGACGCAAAGCGGAAGCTTACAACCGATGCAGGCTCGCTCACTGTGGCAGCAGGGCATCGACCCGAAACGGCCGCTGCCGCCCGCGATCGTTTCCTATGATTACACCCACTTTAATTTAAGCCTGCCGAACAACCGCACAGACTTACTGAAAGAGTCACTCTCCTGGCTTGCCAGCGCGGGCGGCAGCGTATCGATTACGCCGCAAACCATCGAGCATGCGTTAAATACGCAGGATATGGTGGCAACCTGGCCGCAGGATACCAAAGACGGCTGGTGGCGCTATCGCCTGAAAGGCTCAACCATGCTGGGCCACGACCCGGCAGAGCCGCTGAAGCGCCCGGTAGATGCCGAGCAGGTGAAAGCGTTCTACCAGAAATGGTACACGCCGGATGCGATGACCCTGATTGTGGTCGGCAACGTCGATAGCCGCACGGTTGCCGAGCAAATCAACAAAACCTTCGGCGAGCTGAAGGGCAAGCGTGAAACGCCTGCGGCAGTGCCGACGCTTTCGCCGCTGCGCCCGGAAGCGGTCAGCATCATGACCAAAAATGTCACCCAGGATCGCCTGTCGCTGATGTGGGATACCCCATGGCAACCGATTCGCGAATCTGCGGCAATGCTGCGCTACTGGCGCGCGGATCTCGCGCGTGAAGCGCTGTTCTGGCACGTTCAGCAGAAACTGAGCAAAAACAACGCGAAAGACATCGCGTTAGGCTTTGATTGTCGGGTGCTGTATCTGCGCGCTCAATGCTCCATCAACCTGGATTCTCCGGGCGATAAGCTCGACGGAAACCTGGGCGTGGTGGCGAAAGAGCTGGCAGAAGTCCGCGAAAAGGGGTTGCCGGTCGAAGAGTTTGACGCGCTGGTCGCGCAGAAAAAGCTGGAGCTGCAAAAACTGTTCGCCACTTATGCCCGCACCGACACCGATGTGCTGATGAGCCAGCGTATGCGTTCGTTGCAGAATCAGGTGGTGGATATCGCGCCAGAGCAGTATCAGCAACTGCGCCAGAACTTCCTTGATACGTTAACGCTCGATATGGTGAACCAGGATCTGCGCAGCCAGCTGTCGCAGGATATGGCGCTGATTTTGCAGCAGCCCGCCGGTGAGCCGGAACATAACATGAAGGAACTGAAAGCCACGTGGGATAACGTGATGGCAGCGCCTGCGGCGGCAGAACCGGTAAGCGGGGATGACGTGCGTCAGGAAGTGTCGGATATTCCGCCGCAGTAACACAACCCTCACCCCGCCCTCTCCCTGAGGGAGAGGGAGAAAAACCGCACACGCTTAACCTTTGGCACAATCGGTCCCCTCTCCCTTAGGGAGAGGGTTAGGGTGAGGGGGTTCGCCCTTAAGCCGGCATCGCCTCGCGCGGAATAATCGCGCCGCGATGCTGAATCACGGTGCTGGCAGTCAGGTGGCCACGTTGCGCCGCTGCTGTTGCATCGCCGCCGGTCAAACGCACCGCCAGATAACCCGCACTGAAAGAATCGCCCGCTGCGGTGGTATCCACAACTTTCTCTTTCGGCAGTTTCACCGCAGGAACATCAACCACGTTCTGGCCTGCAATCGCCACCAGACAAGAGTCTGCGCCGCGTTTCACCACCACTTCTTGTACGCCTGCCGCGTGGGTACGGGCAATCACCTCTTCAACCGGCTTCTCGCCCCACAGCGCGTCTTCGTCGTCCAGCGTCAGGAAGGCGATGTCGGTGCATTCCAGCATCTGCTGGTAAACCTGCTGGGTTTCTTCTTTGCTGGCCCACAGGCGCGGACGGTAGTTGTTGTCGAAAATGACTTTCCCGCCGTTGGCGCGGCATTCGCGCAGCAAAGAGAGCAATTTTTCACGGCTGGTCGGGCTTAAAATCGCCAGGCTGATCCCGCTCAGGTAGAGGTAGTCGTAGGTCGCCAGCTCTTCGCAAACGGCAGCGGCTTCATCGCTCTCCAGCCAGAACTTTGCCGCCGCTTCGTTACGCCAGTAGTAGAAGGTGCGCTCGCCGGTGTCGTCGGTTTCGATGTAGTAGAGGCCCGGCATGCGGTTGCTCATGCGCTGAATCAGCCCGGTGCCGACGTTTTCTGCTTTCCAGGCATCCAGCATCTGCTGGCTGAACGTATCGGTGCCCAGTGCGGTGACGTAGTCGACGCGCAGCGCCGCAGAATCAACCTGGCGTGCGATATACACTGATGTGTTTAAAGTGTCGCCGCCAAAGCCGCGGGTTACGTCTGCGCCCTTCTCGGACAGCTCAATCATGCATTCGCCAATCACGGCAATTTTTTTAGACATAGTCGTGAACCTGATCTGAATCGGAATATTAGCGCTAGTGTGCGCTGCGCTGTTTTAGTGGTCAACTATATTAAAACATCGTTCCATTATTTTTTTGAGCTAGCGCGTGTTAGCGCAAATTTTTGCACATAAAGTTCTCCTTTAACCCGCCGATAACCTGTTGACGAGTTCCATTCGATCCCTCATTGCAACAGGAAGCTGAAATGAAGTTAACGCCGGTCATCCCGCAGTTGAGCATTCCTGAGCCAGGTCTCGCGAATCTGCAGGCACAGCACTACTGGCTGGAGTGTGAACGCGCCTACACTTACCAGCCCATTTACACCACCGAAGGCCGCCTGATGGCGATTGAAGTGCTGACGGTAGTGACGCATCCCAACCATCCCTCACAACGCATTGCGCCCGACCGTTATTTCTCTGAAGTGCCCGTCAGTCAACGTATCGCGGTGTTAAAAGAGCAACTGCAGATGCTGATGCTGAAGCAGGAATTCTTTGCGCATAACCAGATCCTGGCGTCGGTTAACGTAGATGGCCCCACGCTGATGGCGATGCAGCAGGATCAGGCGCTAAAAAATATGATTGAGCCGCTCGACTGGCTGCGCTTCGAATTAGTTGAGCACACGCGTCTGCCGCAGGAATCGTCGTATGCGTCCATTTGCGAATTTGGCCCGCTGTGGCTCGATGATTTTGGCACGGGGATGGCAAACTTCTCCTCGCTCAGCGAAGTGCGCTACGACTACATCAAAGTCGCCCGCGACCTGTTTATCATGCTGCGCAAAACTCCCGAGGGGCGCAATCTATTCACCATGCTATTACAGCTGATGAACCGCTACTGCCGTGGCGTGATCGTAGAAGGTGTAGAGACGCAGGAGGAGTGGCAGGATGTGCAGGAATCGCCCGCCTTTGCGGCGCAAGGCTACTTTCTTTCCCGCCCGGTTCCCATGAAAACCCTCGACGATGTGGTAATAGCATTTTCCTGATTTACGCCGCTCTCTTCTCCCTCAGCTATCTTTATGAGAGGTGAGGAATTTCACAAAAGGAGCGAGCGTGACGAAATTAAGCAAAGCGATTGCCATCACCGCAGGGGTATTAGTGGCCCTGATTATCCTGCTGGTGATAATTATTGCGACCTTCGACTGGAACCGGCTGAAGCCAACCATCAACGAAAAAGTGTCCACTGAACTGCACCGACCCTTCGCTATTCGCGGCGATCTTGGCGTGGTGTGGGAGCGTCAGAAGCAGGAGACCGGCTGGCGAAGCTGGATCCCCTGGCCGCACGTGCATGCTGAAGACATCATGCTCGGCAACCCGCCGGATATCCCGGACGTTACCATGGTGCATCTTCCGCGCGTAGAAGCTACGCTCGCGCCGCTGGCGCTGCTGACCAAAACGGTCTGGCTGCCGTGGATTAAGCTGGAACAACCCGACGCGCGCCTGATTCGCCTCTCCGAAAAGAACAATAACTGGACCTTTAATATTGGCGACGGTAAGGATGATAAAAATGCCCAGCCGTCAGCATGGTCATTCAGGCTGGATAATATTTTGTTCGATCGCGGGCGCATTACCGTGGATGACAAAGTGAGCAAGGCAGACATTGAGATCCTGGTCGATCCGCTCGGCAAACCGCTGCCGTTTAGCGAAGTGACCGGCAGCAAAGGAAAGGGCGATAACGCCAAAGCCGGGGATTATGTGTTCGGCCTGAAAGCGCAGGGGCGCTATCGCGGCGAACCGCTTACCGGTACCGGTAAGATTGGCGGCATGCTGGCGCTGCGCGGCGAAGGGCAGCCTTTCCCGGTGCAGGCCGATTTCCGCTCCGGCAACACGCGTGTGGCGTTTGTGGGCGCGGTCAACGATCCCATGAAGATGGGCGGGGTCGATCTGCAACTTAAATTCTCTGGCGATTCCCTGAGCGATCTCTACGATCTCACCGGCGTACTGCTGCCGGACACCCCGCCGTTTGAAACGGATGGCCGACTGGTGGCGAAAATCGATAGCGAAAAGTCGTCCGTCTTTGACTATCGCAAATTCAACGGCCGCATCGGCGACAGCGATATCCACGGCTCGCTGACCTACACCACCGGGAAACCGCGTCCGAAACTGGAAGGCGACCTGGAATCGCGTCAGCTTCGGCTGGCGGATTTAGGCCCGCTGATTGGCGTGGACTCCGGGAAAGGCGCGCAAAAAGCGAAAAGCGCCGAAGCGCGTAAAGGGGAAGCCACGGTCCAGCCTGCCGACAAAGTGTTGCCTTATGACCGCTTCGAAACCGACAAATGGAACGTGATGGATGCGGATGTGCGCTTTAAAGGGCGACGTATTGAGCACGGTAGCACGTTGCCGATCAGCGACTTGTCGACGCACATCATCCTCAAAAATGCCGATTTGCGCCTGCAACCGATCAAACTGGGGTTGGCGGGCGGCACGATCAGCGGCAATATCCATCTGGAAGGCGACCGTAAACCCATGCGCGGCCAGGCGGATATTCAGGCGCGTCGCCTGAAGCTCAAAGAGCTGATGCCCAACGTAGAGCTGATGCAGAAAACGCTCGGTGAGATGAACGGCGATGCGCAGTTCCGTGGCACCGGGAATTCCGTGGCCGCGCTGCTGGGCAACAGTAACGGCAACCTGAAACTGCTGATGAACGACGGGCTTATCAGCCGTAACCTGATGGAGATTGTCGGGCTGAATGTCGGTAACTTTATCGTCGGGCAGATTTTTGGCGATGATGAAGTGCGGGTGAACTGCGCGGCGGCGAACCTCGATATTGTGAACGGCGTGGCGCGTCCGCAGATTTTTGCCTTCGATACGGAAAACGCGCTGATTAACGTGACCGGCACCGCCAGTTTCGCCTCAGAGCAGCTCGATTTGACGATTGATCCGGAAAGTAAGGGGATTCGCATCATTACCCTGCGCTCACCGCTGTATGTGCGCGGCAGCTTCAAGAACCCGCAGGCAGGCGTAAAAGCGGGGCCGCTGATTGCCCGTGGCGCGGTAGCAGCGGCGCTGGCGACGCTCGTCACACCGGCGGCGGCGCTGCTGGCGTTGATTTCGCCGTCAGAAGGGGATGTGAATCAGTGCCAGACGATTTTGTCGCAGATGAAGCATTGATGTGGTTTGCTGGCGGGGGCGCTGCGCTTGCCCGCCCTACAATTTATGTAGGCCGGATAAGCGTAGCGCCATCCGGCGTTTTACAACGCCTGATGTTTCGTCTCATGGGTCAGCAGCAGCGCAATCAGCGTCAACGCCGCCATTGCTGCCAGATACACGCCCACGTAGTACAGCCCGTAGCTGCCCTGTAACCAGGCCGCGATGTACGGCGCAACCGACGCGCCAAGAATCGACGACACGTTATAAGAGAACGACGCCCCCGTATAACGCACTTCTGTCGGGAATAACTCCGGCAGCAGTGCGCCCATCGGGCCAAAGGTCAGCCCCATCAGGCTCAGGCCAATCAACAGGAACAGCATAATCAGCGACGGCTCGCCGGAACCCAGCAGCGGCTGGAAGAAGAACAGGGCGAACAGAATAATCAGCGAAGTAATGACAATCATGCTGGAACGACGGCCAAAACGGTCGGCCAGCAGCCCGGCAATCGGCACCATCACGCCAAAACCAATCACCGCCAGCATCAGCATCCACAGCACTTCATTACGCGGCAGCCCCAGACCATTTGGCGCGGCGGCGGTGCTGTAGCTCATGGAATAAACGGTCATGATGTAAAACAGCGTATAGGTCGCCAGCATGATAAAGGTGCCGAGAACCGTCACGCGCATATGTTTGGTCAGCAGCGTGCTCATCGGCACTTTAACCTGTTTTTTCGCGGCGGCGACTTTGGCGAACACCGGCGTTTCATGCAGCGACACGCGAACATACAGCCCGATAATCACCAGCACCGCAGAGAAGATAAACGGCACGCGCCAGCCCCAGCTCATGAACTGCTCGTCGGTCAACAGCCAGGAGAGCAGCAGGAAGGTGCCGTTGGCAAAGAAGAAGCCGATAGGCGCGCCCAGCTGCGGGAAAGAACCGTACAGCGCGCGCTTACGCGGCGGGGCGTTCTCCGTGGCCAGCAGCGCCGCGCCACCCCATTCGCCGCCTAATCCCAGCCCCTGACCAAAACGCGCCAGCGCCAGCAGCATCGGCGCCAGAATGCCGATGGTTTCGTAGCCCGGCAGCAGGCCGATCACCACTGTGGAAATGCCCATCGTCAGCAGTGAGGCCACTAACGTCACTTTACGCCCGACGCGATCGCCAAAGTGGCCGAACAGCGCGGAGCCAATCGGACGCGCGACGAAAGCAATAGCAAAGGTCGCCAGCGACTGGAGCGTGGCCGCGGCCGGGTCACCCTGCGGGAAGAAGATGTGCGGGAAAACAATCACCGCCGCGGTGGCGTAAATGTAGAAATCGAAGAACTCGATGGCGGTGCCGATGAGTGAGGCAACGACGACTTTATTACGTGAGTTAACCGGTGCGATGTCTTGTTCGTTATCGAGCGTTGTGGCGGTAGCTTGCATAGTCTTTTCTTATTTTATAGCGAACGAACGGCCATATTAGACATAGCAAAATCGACATTTCAATCTGTAACAGACCGGGAGGGTGCGTGAAAAAACGGCAAAAAGTGAATAGTTTTTAAGCCAGCGAAATCGCTTCTATGAAATGCTTCACAGAATTTACATGTTAGTGGATAAAACTGGTTTTTGGTTAAAAAAAAGTTACTAACTGGATTTATCTGCTGAAATGATGAATCGGGCTGAAATTTTGCATTTTCATTCAGCCCGATAGGGCATTAACGGTGCGTTTTGCCCGGCATGCGCGGGTCATCTTTGTACTGGGCGGTGGCAATCCACGCCGCGCAGAACAGGGTTAAACGGGCGAAGAAGTAGAAGAACGCCATCAGGCCGAGAACGGAACCAAACGCCGCGCCGGAGGGGGATTTCACCAGTGCAGGCAGCGTCCAGGTCATGATGATTTTAATCACCTCAAAGCCAATCGCCGCAATGAAGGTACCGCGAATCAGCGCCTTTTTGCGCGGGCGGTGGCGCGGCAGTCGCCAGAAGATCCAGAAGAAGAGCAGATAGTTGGCGAAAATGGAAATCGCCAGGCCAATCAACCGCCAGGCTGGTTTCAGCCACTCAATGCTATCGAGATAGAGGGCTGAGATGATCATCTGCTGCGCCGCGCCGGACACTGACGTAATCGACAGGGTGACAATTAGCGCAATCAGCAGGCCAATCAGCGAGACAAAATCGCGCAGGTATTTAATCCAGATTTTTTCCTGATCCTGCGGCGTACGTTCCCACACATCGCGCG
Protein-coding regions in this window:
- a CDS encoding sugar kinase, yielding MSKKIAVIGECMIELSEKGADVTRGFGGDTLNTSVYIARQVDSAALRVDYVTALGTDTFSQQMLDAWKAENVGTGLIQRMSNRMPGLYYIETDDTGERTFYYWRNEAAAKFWLESDEAAAVCEELATYDYLYLSGISLAILSPTSREKLLSLLRECRANGGKVIFDNNYRPRLWASKEETQQVYQQMLECTDIAFLTLDDEDALWGEKPVEEVIARTHAAGVQEVVVKRGADSCLVAIAGQNVVDVPAVKLPKEKVVDTTAAGDSFSAGYLAVRLTGGDATAAAQRGHLTASTVIQHRGAIIPREAMPA
- a CDS encoding M16 family metallopeptidase, which encodes MQGTKIRLLAGSLLMMATAGYVQAEALQPDPAWQQGTLANGFQWQVLSTPQRPSDRVEIRLVVNIGSLSESAQQTGYSHLIPRIALTQSGSLQPMQARSLWQQGIDPKRPLPPAIVSYDYTHFNLSLPNNRTDLLKESLSWLASAGGSVSITPQTIEHALNTQDMVATWPQDTKDGWWRYRLKGSTMLGHDPAEPLKRPVDAEQVKAFYQKWYTPDAMTLIVVGNVDSRTVAEQINKTFGELKGKRETPAAVPTLSPLRPEAVSIMTKNVTQDRLSLMWDTPWQPIRESAAMLRYWRADLAREALFWHVQQKLSKNNAKDIALGFDCRVLYLRAQCSINLDSPGDKLDGNLGVVAKELAEVREKGLPVEEFDALVAQKKLELQKLFATYARTDTDVLMSQRMRSLQNQVVDIAPEQYQQLRQNFLDTLTLDMVNQDLRSQLSQDMALILQQPAGEPEHNMKELKATWDNVMAAPAAAEPVSGDDVRQEVSDIPPQ
- the pdeH gene encoding cyclic-guanylate-specific phosphodiesterase → MKLTPVIPQLSIPEPGLANLQAQHYWLECERAYTYQPIYTTEGRLMAIEVLTVVTHPNHPSQRIAPDRYFSEVPVSQRIAVLKEQLQMLMLKQEFFAHNQILASVNVDGPTLMAMQQDQALKNMIEPLDWLRFELVEHTRLPQESSYASICEFGPLWLDDFGTGMANFSSLSEVRYDYIKVARDLFIMLRKTPEGRNLFTMLLQLMNRYCRGVIVEGVETQEEWQDVQESPAFAAQGYFLSRPVPMKTLDDVVIAFS
- a CDS encoding dicarboxylate/amino acid:cation symporter, which produces MKTSFFKSLYVQVLTAIVIGVLLGHYYPELGAQMKPLGDAFVKLIKMIIAPVIFCTVVTGIAGMESMKAVGRTGAVALLYFEVVSTIALIIGLIIVNVVQPGAGMNVDPASLDAGAVAVYAEQAKDQGIVAFLLDVIPSSVIGAFASGNILQVLLFAVLFGFALHRLGSKGQLIFNVIESFSQVIFGIINMIMRLAPIGAFGAMAFTIGKYGVGTLVQLGQLIICFYITCVLFVVVVLGSIAKATGFSIFKFIRYIREELLIVLGTSSSESALPRMLDKMEKLGCKKSVVGLVIPTGYSFNLDGTSIYLTMAAVFIAQATNSHMDIFHQITLLVVLLLSSKGAAGVTGSGFIVLAATISAVGHLPVAGLALILGIDRFMSEARALTNLIGNGVATIVVAKRVKQLDQQQLDDVLNNRTPANKPHELSS
- a CDS encoding MFS transporter, producing the protein MQATATTLDNEQDIAPVNSRNKVVVASLIGTAIEFFDFYIYATAAVIVFPHIFFPQGDPAAATLQSLATFAIAFVARPIGSALFGHFGDRVGRKVTLVASLLTMGISTVVIGLLPGYETIGILAPMLLALARFGQGLGLGGEWGGAALLATENAPPRKRALYGSFPQLGAPIGFFFANGTFLLLSWLLTDEQFMSWGWRVPFIFSAVLVIIGLYVRVSLHETPVFAKVAAAKKQVKVPMSTLLTKHMRVTVLGTFIMLATYTLFYIMTVYSMSYSTAAAPNGLGLPRNEVLWMLMLAVIGFGVMVPIAGLLADRFGRRSSMIVITSLIILFALFFFQPLLGSGEPSLIMLFLLIGLSLMGLTFGPMGALLPELFPTEVRYTGASFSYNVSSILGASVAPYIAAWLQGSYGLYYVGVYLAAMAALTLIALLLTHETKHQAL
- the yhjD gene encoding inner membrane protein YhjD, yielding MTPENDVKRPTQELEHDPIKPIDTETHRAPEEPGKATQALNKVTHTAQKIQQQPIIAHLLRAAERFNDRLGNQFGAAITYFSFLSMIPILMVSFAAGGFILASHPTLLQDIFDKILTNVSDPTLAATLKSTINTAVQQRTTVGLVGLAVALYSGVNWMGNLREAIRAQSRDVWERTPQDQEKIWIKYLRDFVSLIGLLIALIVTLSITSVSGAAQQMIISALYLDSIEWLKPAWRLIGLAISIFANYLLFFWIFWRLPRHRPRKKALIRGTFIAAIGFEVIKIIMTWTLPALVKSPSGAAFGSVLGLMAFFYFFARLTLFCAAWIATAQYKDDPRMPGKTHR
- a CDS encoding AsmA family protein; this encodes MAITAGVLVALIILLVIIIATFDWNRLKPTINEKVSTELHRPFAIRGDLGVVWERQKQETGWRSWIPWPHVHAEDIMLGNPPDIPDVTMVHLPRVEATLAPLALLTKTVWLPWIKLEQPDARLIRLSEKNNNWTFNIGDGKDDKNAQPSAWSFRLDNILFDRGRITVDDKVSKADIEILVDPLGKPLPFSEVTGSKGKGDNAKAGDYVFGLKAQGRYRGEPLTGTGKIGGMLALRGEGQPFPVQADFRSGNTRVAFVGAVNDPMKMGGVDLQLKFSGDSLSDLYDLTGVLLPDTPPFETDGRLVAKIDSEKSSVFDYRKFNGRIGDSDIHGSLTYTTGKPRPKLEGDLESRQLRLADLGPLIGVDSGKGAQKAKSAEARKGEATVQPADKVLPYDRFETDKWNVMDADVRFKGRRIEHGSTLPISDLSTHIILKNADLRLQPIKLGLAGGTISGNIHLEGDRKPMRGQADIQARRLKLKELMPNVELMQKTLGEMNGDAQFRGTGNSVAALLGNSNGNLKLLMNDGLISRNLMEIVGLNVGNFIVGQIFGDDEVRVNCAAANLDIVNGVARPQIFAFDTENALINVTGTASFASEQLDLTIDPESKGIRIITLRSPLYVRGSFKNPQAGVKAGPLIARGAVAAALATLVTPAAALLALISPSEGDVNQCQTILSQMKH
- the hmsP gene encoding biofilm formation regulator HmsP, whose translation is MRVSRSLTIKQMAMVAGVTMVFVFVFCFILLFHFVQQNRYNTATQLESIARSVRQPLSAAILKADIPEAETILGRIQPSGIVSRADVVLPNQFQALRMSFIPERPVPVMITRIFELPVQISLPLYSLERPANPQPLAYLVLQSDSYRMYKFVMSALATLVTAYLLLVLILTVALTWSINRLIVRPLRAIANELNDLSPEERVGHQLTLPRLHHDDEIGKMVRSYNRHQQLALRQYDELCSRATRFPVSELPNKAFLLALLERTVSQQKTTALLMVACETLQDTAGVLKEEQREMLLLTLVEKLKQVISPRMVLAQVSAYDFAILAEGVTEPWHAITLGQQVLTVMNERLPLQGIQLRPTASVGIAMFEGGLSAEQLYRRAISAAFSARRKGKNQIEFFNPEQMEKAQKRLTQESDILSALEHHQFAIWLQPQIDTETGKVCSAEVLLRQQQVNGDWELPNDLIDTIESCGLMVTVGHWVLEEACRLLSAWQKRGIMLPLSVNLSALQLMHHNMVPDMLALLERYRIAPGTLVLEVTESRSIDDPKAAVAILRPLRNAGVRIALDDFGMGYAGLQQLQHMKSLPVDILKIDKLFVDTLPEDASMVAAIIQLARSLHLRLVAEGVETQEQYAWLKAANVDVLQGFLFARAVSPENFEQDYLPDSAVKPD